The window CTCCCGACCTGCCTGCTTATGGCAACCCTGTCGCCGACCTCAGCACAGACCGGAATCTGGAGCTTGAGCTCAATCTCGTCCTTTCCAAGGCCGGTGACGAGGCCCATTGTTCTGGCCGTTCCGACGTTGAGAAGGAGAACCTCCTTCCTCTTGATTGGCTCGACCTTGAGCTCATCTGCCGTACCAACGACGCGCTCGAGAAGGTGAACCTCAAGCCTGAGCTCCTCCCACACCGGCGGGAGTTTACCGGGCTTTCCGACGACGTTTCCGGCCATGAGGTCACCCTTCGTTAGGTATGGGTCGAGCTTGGTTCCAACACCGACGAGACCGCCGGGATAGGCCTCCTCAACGAACCTTCCACCGGCCTGGAGAGAGACTATTTCAGTGGTTATTGGCTCGTACTTAATCCTGCCGTGTTCCTCGTAGGGAACGCCGGGGCGAATTTCTATCTCGTCTCCCACTTTCAGCTTGCCCTGGACTATCGAACCGCCGATAACACCACCTATGAGCTTCTCGGGGGGAGTTCCCGGCTTGTTGACATCAAAGCTTCTCAAAACCAGCATCTTGGGTGGCTTGTTCGGGTCGCGCTTTGGCGTTGGAATGAACTTCTCTATTGCCGCGAGAAGAACGTCAACATTGGCCCCGTGAAGAGCTGAAATCGGGATTATTGGAGCATTTTCAGCCACTGTGCCCTTGATAAACTCCTTGATTTCCTCATAGCGCTTCATGACGGTCTCCCTGTCGACGAGCTCAATCTTGTTGAGTGCTATGACTATGTTCTTGTTTCCAACTATCTGAAGGGCCATTAGGTGTTCCCTCGTCTGGGGCATGACCCCCTCGTTGGCCGCTATAACAAGCACCGCACCGTCCATGAGTGAAGCTCCAGCGAGCATCGTTGTCATCAGCGCCTCGTGGCCAGGTGCATCTATGAAGGAAACGCGCCTCTCAAATTCAGTCTCGGCACCGCAGTACGGACAGACCGGTGAAGTTGAGTACCTGCCACACTTGGGGCACTTCCTTATCTCGGCATCGGCGAAGCCTATCTTTATCGTGATACCCCTTCTGAGTTCCTCGCTGTGCGTGTCAGTCCAAATTCCGGTTAAAGCCTTGGTGAGCGTCGTCTTGCCGTGGTCAACGTGACCAACCATTCCTATGTTAACCTCGGCCTGTCTAAACTCCTTGGCCATCTCTCTCACCCCTAAAGCTAAAAAGCGGGGACGTTTATTAAGGTTACCGAAGGAAGAGAATAGAAAAGGAATTTAGAACACAATCTTCATGTTGACCTGGACTATGTTTGGGCTTATGGTGTTGCCGTGGACGGTCTTCTTCCTCCTCTCACCCTTCTCCCTGGGCCTGAAGCCCGGCCCCTTGGAGAGGAGTATTTTAGCCCTCCTCGGACCGTGGACGTCTGGTCTCATCGGGAAGCCGTCCTTGTCGGTTCCGCCGGTTATCTTGAGCTTCGCATCCTCGGGAATGTTCTCGTCGCCGAATATCTCCCTGAGGTTAAGACCGAGCTCCTTCGCTGGGACTTCCTCACCTATGCGCTTTCCTATGAGCTTCTCTGCTTCTCCACCGGTTATCTCAACCTGCTTCGCTATACCTGTCTTCGGGTTCGATATAACGAGCTTGAAAGTGGCCATTCCTCCCACCTCCATTCATCAGCGGGATTCATTGGGCAGAGCCCTTACCCGAGCGGTCTTGAACGGAGCGTTTAAAAACCTTACCGTGAAGCTTAAATATAATAGTGAAAACTCAAAGGCAGGTGGTAAGTATGGCGAAGGAAAGAACAACACTCCCACCAACCGGAGCGGGACTGATGAGGTTCTTTGATGAGGACACGAGGGCCATAAAGGTCAGCCCGAAGGGAGTTATA of the Thermococcus sp. genome contains:
- a CDS encoding 30S ribosomal protein S6e, yielding MATFKLVISNPKTGIAKQVEITGGEAEKLIGKRIGEEVPAKELGLNLREIFGDENIPEDAKLKITGGTDKDGFPMRPDVHGPRRAKILLSKGPGFRPREKGERRKKTVHGNTISPNIVQVNMKIVF
- the eif2g gene encoding translation initiation factor IF-2 subunit gamma, which encodes MAKEFRQAEVNIGMVGHVDHGKTTLTKALTGIWTDTHSEELRRGITIKIGFADAEIRKCPKCGRYSTSPVCPYCGAETEFERRVSFIDAPGHEALMTTMLAGASLMDGAVLVIAANEGVMPQTREHLMALQIVGNKNIVIALNKIELVDRETVMKRYEEIKEFIKGTVAENAPIIPISALHGANVDVLLAAIEKFIPTPKRDPNKPPKMLVLRSFDVNKPGTPPEKLIGGVIGGSIVQGKLKVGDEIEIRPGVPYEEHGRIKYEPITTEIVSLQAGGRFVEEAYPGGLVGVGTKLDPYLTKGDLMAGNVVGKPGKLPPVWEELRLEVHLLERVVGTADELKVEPIKRKEVLLLNVGTARTMGLVTGLGKDEIELKLQIPVCAEVGDRVAISRQVGSRWRLIGYGFIKE
- a CDS encoding preprotein translocase subunit Sec61beta yields the protein MAKERTTLPPTGAGLMRFFDEDTRAIKVSPKGVIAMTLVLIAVEVLLHVFGPSIFG